From Solanum lycopersicum chromosome 8, SLM_r2.1, the proteins below share one genomic window:
- the LOC104648824 gene encoding uncharacterized protein, with protein sequence MEENRDNVSAQERTSERNMRHRTKYAQMSLERKQLFLSELREKRAESKRQKHLHQSNTTAALTISSSSLSPQEVEAFEVINLPVNLTTGEHQLNSTGSLTISTSLLFPQEGSKYCSDHTQIVLLRCSKVVVSNHMNG encoded by the exons ATGGAAGAAAATAGAGATAATGTGTCTGCCCAAGAAAGAACTTCTGAAAGAAATATGCGTCATCGTACCAAATATGCACAGATGTCACTGGAGAGAAAGCAATTATTTTTATCCGAGCTAAGAGAAAAAAGGGCCGAGTCAAAAAGACAAAAACACCTTCATCAATCAAATACTACTGCCGCTCTTACAATCAGTAGTTCTTCACTATCGCCTCAGGAAG TTGAAGCTTTCGAAGTTATAAACCTACCAGTTAATTTAACTACAGGAGAACATCAATTAAATAGTACTGGCTCCCTTACAATCAGCACTTCTTTGTTATTTCCTCAAGAAG GGTCCAAATATTGTAGCGATCATACTCAGATTGTATTGTTAAG GTGTTCAAAAGTTGTCGTGTCAAATCATATGAATGGATGA